In a single window of the Perca flavescens isolate YP-PL-M2 chromosome 18, PFLA_1.0, whole genome shotgun sequence genome:
- the LOC114573648 gene encoding uncharacterized protein LOC114573648 isoform X1 produces the protein MRFITNILENNFDIGLENEQQRVYFTNQIKIKVKDRKRLSLQDKNEVFTLFDISSKPECNSNNGLNMASTERKTESFLVEIDDTDDSDYEDTVKCSQATSKEYMKMESLPEEINGAHGDDSEHEDELKYPGAPSAEEQKEDVLPSLFPYCEEIGLKLDIGSKQSLDLGLLTNGVMLELLQVTKILAACFSRIIWDVLGHNFKLDLESQQEKNRVLSKILYILNRRKQLGKVSPEFENKPFSLQKTPFKRNRRSALSNMEALPYQFKEVTKRRQSDLKSKQEKRALLTSERANKRSRRWQSKDTKTNIPYRPTDLCTSHTAKGDHCYSHPLTETDLDYYTGNERDMEQEEMETENNYTCPLGESDLDSDEVPDSGNTGNQIDLQSTTSCSLSSDISRESNSSCPGICAPTLTTADISSTSSTVNSNVNLPFVRQPDERGLCGDEEQTQTPRKSPKKCDMEQEKMGKEMEKNVWKLRANRVKQIISSSEFGPFNKSKRFGLEFNVGFGLKQNFSVDSLPNLVLLEVAKFALAMNSSQQNFIMEILEYNFDISLQSEYQRNSFTCEIMKRIRQLKNSEDAVKFSKDIFELPDPMSSIQMANTSVGSFNSELGYNLSRVECDVAPGCTAHSHAETKDHIPTNSVEVYPICKEIGLKLHVNKHQPNKKLDISKLTNGAMTEVTNFAETLCGTCEQICLDILRHNLHLDLQSGDSDLARSIVARIPAIVEQRNLLASVKTLKKIKSSRKDSSTKVKLDCQNVDACSAGSSQAEFKDQDVVNSPDTKPQNELNLKLWKLRANHIQQILSIPHEEHCPLYSYSRCKKVGIDFNVGSGVKQNLDPKLLTNGIMVELNTFATALLSAQKHFIIEILEYNFHLDLKNKLYRNAFAQQTLEKVKVDAHKRISVPRMKMQFELPDMRYLQKSTYEKTTNCPKCFQDRNQELRQDESDPGLMHQPRPHTITDAVTADTNCTAQKPSKDPSSNFSAIEETIMDSYPRCKKIGLNLCVDKDRPKEKLDRHVLTRGAMIDVASFAKKLCATKSGIIHAVLEHNFNLGMQRRDVRIAQQFLRATALKDGRLAWFNEVFVIQSFSHRQPGHVSTGKLKRTAAMQRSEWKEAIKKRKLALQTKMKKPTLPSHNINDVKSNSNRQNKGNRFPICTKMGLDLDVTSKPGERKTLDLKLLTTGVCDMEQDEMETENNYTCPLGESDLDSDEVSDSGNTGNQIDLQSTKSCSLSSDISRESNSSCPGICAPTLTTADISSTLSTVNSNVNLPLVSPPDERGLCGDEEQTQTLRKLPKKCDMEQEKMGTENNYTCPLGESDLDLDAGNEFDVEQEKMETEKNMWKLRANRVKQILSSSEFGPFNKSKKVGLEFNVGFGPKQNFSVDSLRNPVLLEVAKFALAMNSSQQNFIMEILEYNFDISLQSEYQRNSFTCEIMKKIRQLKNSEDAVKFSKDIFEFPGRMQLINMENQRIKECEVAPGCPAHSHAETKDHIPTNSVEVYPVCKEIGLKLHVNKHQPNKKLDISKLTNGAMTEVTNFAETLCGTFDQICLDILRHNLDVDLQRGDSDLARSIVAQIPAVVEQRNLVASVRALNKTMGKRKLPSTKVKLDCQNYQNVDACSAGSSQAEFKDQDVVNSPDTKHQNELNLKLWKLRANHIQQILSIPHEEHCPLYSYSRCKKLGIDFNVGSGVKQNLDPKFLTNGIMVELNTFATALMSAQKHFITEILDYNFHLDFKNQLYRNAFAQQTLDKVKVVAHKKNSIPRMKMQFELPDLRYLQKPTYKKNTNCPKCFQDRNQERQQDESDPGLMHQPRPHTITDAVTADTNCTAQKPSKDPSSNFSAIEETIMDSYPRCKKIGLNLCVDKDRPKEKLDTHVLTRGAMIEVARFAKILCASKNGIIHAVLEHNFNLGMQMSDVNIAHLFHRATTLNDGGLAWFNEVLVIQPSSHRQPGHVSKLKQAATMQRSECKEATKKRKLALQTKMKRATLPSHNISVVKRSKRNGQIQIPFNCYPICTEIGLDLDVTSKSGEKEKLDLKLLTRAAVYEIHKFAIKKTGHYLPNTVYDILDYNFDLSSHHHRRWEFSIATSSKIQTMVKQYLKNRNRPDEVFNLPFVFASEASQRFVEKRLFEKRNKYSREEPYKKKAEGRFVRQVRYHSGVNRIHFLDGVKTNSGALFQDPTDPGTIEQMNGSLGSGGPLHGILQIKEENDDPHYGNMKEEPHTLEKYRPHSDDVKTDPGTIVQINGNLVSVGCGNPFQRNLQIKEEEYDPHHGYMKPEPDSEEKYRPHSDDVKTDPGTIVQINGNLVSVGCGSLLQRNLQIKEEEYSPHHGSVKPEPDTEEKYCPRYEDFKTESNAEDVEHLVPGEPTGPLAYTLLTLWPNSESQKTVSEHENVSQIKTEWDTEGVKYLVPVEAVRSQEYSMVTIGQGNESTLIKEEQENVPADSHHHGVHRKRAGHLRGMSS, from the coding sequence ATGCGTTTTATCACAAACATCCTGGAGAACAATTTCGATATTGGATTGGAAAATGAGCAACAACGTGTTTATTTTACCAATCAAATTAAAATCAAAGTCAAAGACCGGAAGAGGTTATCTCTGCAAGATAAAAATGAAGTTTTTACTCTCTTTGACATATCATCTAAGCCAGAATGCAACAGCAACAATGGACTAAATATGGCATCTACAGAGCGTAAGACAGAAAGTTTCCTGGTGGAAATTGATGATACTGATGATAGTGACTATGAAGATACAGTCAAGTGTTCACAAGCAACATCCAAAGAATACATGAAGATGGAAAGTCTCCCAGAAGAGATAAATGGAGCACATGGTGATGACAGTGAGCATGAGGATGAATTAAAGTATCCAGGAGCACCGTCAGCAGAAGAACAGAAAGAGGATGTTCTTCCCTCTTTGTTCCCTTATTGTGAAGAAATTGGTCTGAAACTTGACATTGGGTCAAAACAAAGTCTAGATCTAGGTTTGTTGACCAATGGTGTGATGTTAGAACTACTACAGGTCACTAAAATACTGGCTGCATGCTTCAGCCGTATTATTTGGGATGTGTTGGGGCACAACTTTAAACTTGATCTTGAAAGTCAACAGGAAAAAAATCGAGTTTTGTCCAAGATATTGTACATTCTGAACAGAAGAAAGCAACTCGGCAAAGTGAGCCCAGAGTTTGAAAATAAGCCATTTTCATTACAGAAAACACCTTTCAAAAGAAACAGAAGGTCAGCACTGTCCAATATGGAAGCCCTGCCGTATCAGTTTAAGGAAGTGACAAAAAGAAGGCAGTCTGATTTAAAAAGTAAACAGGAAAAAAGGGCTCTGTTGACAAGTGAAAGGGCGAATAAAAGGAGCAGAAGATGGCAGtctaaagacacaaagacaaacatacCTTATCGTCCCACTGATTTGTGCACCAGTCATACAGCAAAGGGAGATCATTGTTACAGTCATCCTCTAACAGAAACTGATCTAGACTACTACACTGGCAATGAACGTGACATGGAACAAGAGGAAATGGAAACCGAGAACAACTACACTTGTCCTCTAGGAGAGTCTGATCTAGACTCAGACGAAGTCCCAGATTCAGGAAACACTGGCAATCAGATTGACTTGCAAAGCACAACAAGTTGTTCTCTGAGCTCGGACATTTCTAGAGAATCAAATTCAAGTTGTCCGGGTATTTGTGCACCTACCCTCACCACCGCTGACATCTCATCTACTTCATCAACTGTGAACTCAAATGTGAACCTACCATTTGTAAGGCAACCTGATGAAAGAGGACTCTGTGGAGATGAAGAGCAAACACAGACTCCAAGAAAGTCACCAAAAAAATGTGACATGGAACAAGAAAAAATGggaaaggaaatggaaaaaaacgTGTGGAAGTTGCGTGCAAACCGTGTAAAACAAATCATCTCTTCATCAGAGTTCGGTCCATTCAACAAGTCCAAGAGATTTGGCCTTGAATTCAATGTTGGATTTGGCCTGAAGCAAAACTTCAGTGTAGACTCTTTGCCAAATCTAGTTCTGCTCGAAGTTGCTAAATTTGCTTTAGCAATGAATTCATCCCAACAAAATTTCATCATGGAGATTCTTGAGTACAACTTTGACATCAGCCTGCAGAGTGAATATCAGAGAAATAGTTTCACATGTGAAATCATGAAAAGAATAAGACAACTGAAAAACTCTGAAGATGCAGTTAAATTCTCAAAAGATATCTTTGAACTACCTGATCCCATGTCATCAATACAAATGGCAAATACTAGTGTGGGCAGTTTCAATTCTGAACTTGGATACAACCTATCGAGAGTGGAGTGTGACGTTGCTCCCGGGTGTACTGCTCATTCGCATGCTGAAACCAAAGATCATATTCCAACAAACAGTGTGGAGGTGTATCCCATCTGCAAGGAAATAGGTCTGAAgttacatgtaaacaaacatcaACCAAACAAAAAACTGGATATCAGCAAACTGACCAATGGAGCAATGACTGAAGTGACAAACTTTGCAGAAACGTTGTGTGGGACATGTGAGCAAATCTGTCTTGACATCCTAAGACACAACTTGCATCTTGATTTGCAAAGTGGAGATTCTGATCTTGCCAGAAGTATTGTTGCCCGTATTCCTGCTATAGTGGAGCAAAGGAATCTATTGGCCAGTGTTAAAAccttaaagaaaataaagagctCAAGAAAAGACTCCTCAACGAAGGTGAAACTGGATTGCCAAAATGTGGATGCATGTAGTGCTGGTTCTTCCCAGGCTGAATTCAAAGACCAAGATGTAGTGAATTCCCCTGACACTAAACCTCAAAATGAGCTCAATTTAAAGCTGTGGAAATTGCGAGCCAATCATATTCAGCAAATCCTCTCAATACCTCATGAAGAACATTGCCCACTTTATTCTTACTCCAGATGTAAGAAAGTAggcattgattttaatgtaggaTCTGGAGTAAAACAAAATCTTGATCCCAAATTACTGACCAATGGCATCATGGTTGAATTAAACACGTTTGCCACAGCACTGCTGTCAGCCCAGaaacatttcatcattgagATACTGGAGTATAACTTCCatcttgatttaaaaaacaagcTATATCGCAATGCTTTTGCACAGCAAACTTTAGAAAAAGTTAAAGTTGATGCGCATAAAAGAATCAGCGTTCCTCGAATGAAAATGCAGTTTGAACTCCCTGACATGAGGTACCTACAAAAATCTACTTATGAGAAAACTACAAATTGCCCCAAATGCTTTCAAGACAGAAACCAAGAGCTTCGTCAGGATGAATCTGACCCTGGTCTCATGCATCAACCTCGTCCACATACCATAACTGACGCAGTCACTGCAGATACAAACTGCACCGCACAAAAGCCTTCAAAAGATCCGTCCTCTAACTTCTCAGCAATAGAGGAGACGATAATGGACAGTTACCCTCGCTGCAAGAAAATAGGTTTGAACCTGTGTGTGGACAAAGATCGACCAAAAGAAAAGCTTGACAGGCATGTATTGACAAGGGGGGCTATGATTGATGTGGCTAGTTTTGCAAAAAAATTGTGTGCAACAAAAAGTGGCATCATTCATGCAGTCCTTGAACACAACTTCAACTTAGGCATGCAGAGGCGGGACGTACGTATTGCACAGCAGTTCCTCAGAGCGACTGCACTGAAGGATGGCAGGCTGGCCTGGTTTAATGAAGTTTTTGTTATTCAGTCATTTTCTCACAGACAACCTGGACATGTAAGTACCGGTAAACTGAAACGGACAGCTGCGATGCAGAGAAGTGAATGGAAGGAAGCtatcaaaaaaagaaagttggCACTGCAAACAAAGATGAAAAAACCCACGCTGCCAAGTCATAATATCAATGACGTAAAATCAAATTCAAATCGTCAAAATAAAGGAAACCGCTTTCCCATTTGCACTAAAATGGGTTTGGATCTAGATGTGACATCCAAACCAGgtgaaagaaaaacactggACTTAAAGCTATTGACCACAGGGGTGTGTGACATGGAACAAGATGAAATGGAAACCGAGAACAACTACACTTGTCCTCTAGGAGAGTCTGATCTAGACTCAGACGAAGTCTCAGATTCAGGAAACACTGGCAATCAGATTGACTTGCAAAGCACAAAAAGTTGTTCTCTGAGCTCGGACATTTCTAGAGAATCAAATTCAAGTTGTCCAGGTATTTGTGCACCTACCCTCACCACCGCTGACATCTCATCTACTTTATCAACTGTAAACTCAAATGTGAATCTACCATTAGTAAGTCCACCTGATGAAAGAGGGCTCTGTGGAGATGAAGAGCAAACACAGACTCTAAGAAAGTTACCAAAAAAATGTGACATGGAACAAGAAAAAATGGGAACAGAGAATAACTACACTTGCCCTTTAGGAGAGTCTGATCTAGACTTAGATGCTGGCAATGAATTTGACGTGGAACAAGAGAAAATGGAAACGGAGAAAAACATGTGGAAGTTGCGTGCTAACCGTGTAAAACAAATCCTCTCTTCATCAGAGTTCGGTCCATTCAACAAGTCCAAGAAAGTTGGCCTTGAATTCAATGTTGGATTTGGCCCGAAGCAAAACTTCAGTGTAGATTCTTTGCGAAATCCAGTTCTGCTCGAAGTTGCTAAATTTGCCTTAGCAATGAATTCATCCCAACAAAATTTCATCATGGAGATTCTTGAGTACAACTTTGACATCAGCCTGCAGAGTGAATACCAGAGAAATAGTTTCACATGTGAAATcatgaaaaaaataagacaaCTGAAAAACTCTGAAGATGCAGTTAAATTCTCAAAAGATATCTTTGAATTCCCTGGTCGCATGCAATTAATAAATATGGAAAATCAGAGAATAAAGGAGTGTGAGGTTGCTCCCGGGTGTCCTGCTCATTCGCATGCTGAAACCAAAGATCATATTCCAACCAACAGTGTGGAGGTGTATCCCGTCTGCAAGGAAATAGGTCTGAAgttacatgtaaacaaacatcaACCAAACAAAAAACTGGATATCAGCAAACTGACCAATGGAGCAATGACTGAAGTGACAAACTTTGCAGAAACGTTGTGTGGGACATTTGATCAGATTTGTCTTGACATCCTCAGACACAACTTGGATGTTGATTTGCAAAGGGGAGATTCTGATCTTGCCAGAAGTATTGTTGCCCAAATTCCTGCTGTAGTGGAGCAAAGGAATCTAGTGGCCAGTGTTAGAGCCTTAAATAAAACAATGGGCAAAAGAAAATTACCCTCAACGAAGGTGAAACTGGATTGCCAGAATTACCAAAATGTGGATGCATGTAGTGCTGGTTCTTCCCAGGCTGAATTCAAAGACCAAGATGTAGTGAATTCCCCTGACACTAAACATCAAAATGAGCTCAATTTAAAGCTGTGGAAATTGCGAGCCAATCATATTCAGCAAATCCTCTCAATACCTCATGAAGAACATTGCCCACTTTATTCTTACTCCAGATGCAAGAAATTAggcattgattttaatgtaggaTCTGGAGTAAAACAAAATCTTGATCCCAAATTTCTGACCAATGGCATCATGGTTGAATTAAACACGTTTGCCACAGCACTGATGTCAGCCCAGAAACATTTCATCACTGAGATACTGGATTATAACTTCCATCTTGATTTCAAAAACCAGCTATATCGCAATGCTTTTGCACAGCAAACTTTAGACAAAGTTAAAGTTGTTGcgcataaaaaaaacagcattccTCGAATGAAAATGCAGTTTGAACTCCCTGACCTGAGGTACCTACAAAAACCTACGtataagaaaaatacaaattgcCCCAAATGCTTTCAAGACCGAAACCAAGAGCGTCAACAGGATGAATCTGACCCTGGTCTCATGCATCAACCTCGTCCACACACCATAACTGACGCAGTCACTGCAGATACGAACTGCACCGCACAAAAGCCTTCAAAAGATCCGTCCTCTAACTTCTCAGCAATAGAGGAGACGATAATGGACAGTTACCCTCGCTGCAAGAAAATAGGTTTGAACCTGTGTGTGGACAAAGATCGACCAAAAGAAAAGCTTGACACGCATGTATTGACAAGGGGGGCTATGATTGAAGTGGCCAGATTTGCTAAAATATTGTGTGCATCAAAAAATGGCATCATTCATGCAGTCCTTGAACACAACTTCAACTTAGGCATGCAGATGTCAGACGTTAATATTGCACATCTGTTCCACAGAGCGACTACACTAAATGACGGCGGGCTGGCCTGGTTTAATGAAGTTTTAGTCATTCAACCGTCTTCTCACAGACAACCTGGACATGTAAGTAAACTGAAACAGGCAGCTACCATGCAGAGAAGTGAATGTAAGGAAGCTaccaaaaaaagaaagctgGCACTTCAAACAAAGATGAAAAGAGCCACACTGCCAAGTCATAATATAAGTGTCGTAAAAAGATCAAAGAGAAATGGTCAGATTCAAATACCGTTTAACTGTTATCCTATTTGCACGGAGATAGGTTTGGATCTAGACGTGACATCaaaatcaggagagaaagaaaaactggACTTGAAGCTATTGACCAGGGCTGCAGTGTATGAGATCCATAAATTTGCAATTAAGAAAACAGGACACTATTTGCCAAACACTGTGTACGACATCCTTGACTATAACTTTGATCTTAGCTCACACCATCACAGGCGCTGGGAATTTTCCATAGCAACTTCATCCAAAATCCAAACCATGGTCAAGCAATATCTTAAAAATCGGAACAGACCAGACGAGGTCTTCAACTTACCATTTGTGTTTGCATCTGAGGCGTCACAAAGGTTTGTAGAGAAGAGACTATTTGAGAAACGGAACAAGTATTCCCGGGAAGAACCATACAAGAAAAAGGCTGAGGGAAGGTTTGTGCGCCAAGTGAGATACCATTCAGGTGTCAATCGCATCCATTTTCTCGATGGTGTCAAAACTAACAGTGGCGCTTTGTTCCAGGATCCAACAGATCCTGGAACAATAGAGCAGATGAATGGGAGTCTTGGAAGTGGAGGTCCTCTCCATGGAATCCTACAGATTAAAGAGGAGAACGACGATCCACATTATGGCAATATGAAAGAAGAACCGCACACTTTGGAAAAATACCGTCCACATTCGGATGATGTCAAAACCGATCCTGGGACCATAGTGCAGATAAATGGCAATCTAGTGAGTGTTGGCTGTGGCAATCCTTTCCAGAGAAACCTACAGATAAAAGAGGAGGAGTACGATCCACATCATGGCTATATGAAACCAGAACCGGACTCTGAGGAAAAATACCGTCCACATTCTGATGATGTCAAAACTGATCCTGGGACGATAGTGCAGATAAATGGCAATCTAGTGAGTGTTGGCTGTGGCAGTCTTCTCCAGAGAAACCTACAGATTAAAGAGGAGGAGTACAGTCCACATCATGGCAGTGTGAAACCAGAACCGGACACTGAGGAAAAGTATTGTCCACGTTATGAGGATTTCAAAACAGAATCAAACGCTGAGGATGTCGAGCATTTAGTCCCAGGTGAACCTACAGGACCCCTTGCATATACTTTATTAACTTTATGGCCGAACTCTGAAAGTCAGAAAACAGTATCTGAACACGAGAATGTGAGTCAAATAAAAACCGAATGGGACACTGAGGGTGTGAAGTATTTAGTCCCAGTTGAAGCAGTAAGGTCACAGGAATACTCCATGGTAACCATAGGTCAGGGCAATGAGAGCACATTGATAAAAGAAGAGCAAGAAAATGTGCCCGCTGACTCGCACCATCATGGAGTTCACAGAAAAAGAGCTGGACATCTAAGAGGAATGAGTTCCTAA